The following proteins come from a genomic window of Panicum hallii strain FIL2 chromosome 8, PHallii_v3.1, whole genome shotgun sequence:
- the LOC112902397 gene encoding non-lysosomal glucosylceramidase isoform X4, which yields MVENGADEQPKGVSWNSPPAHVNGDEEKVYPGQLPVLTWKHKLTHVRHNLPSFRLTWREMRQLAGIGLRLGRHILEETSKGRTAVIDPMKKRIAKSGQGVPLGGIGAGSIGRSYTGNFQRWQLFPGTCEDKPVLANQFSAFISHQDGRKYSTVLHPGKPDLPKGSDISGIGSWDWNMTGQHSTYHALYPRAWTVYDEPDPELNIVCRQISPIIPHNYQQSSYPAAVFTFTVTNSGHTAADVTLLFTWANSVGGKSDLTGYHSNSSMIEKDGVHGILLHHRTADGQPPITFAIAAQEREDIHISECPYFVISGSSDGFTAKDMWNSVKEHGSFDHLDPIKTSMCSKPGSSIGAAIAASLKIAPKATQDVSFSLAWACPEVKFSSGKTYHRRYTKFYGTDVDSAASLAHDAILEHTSWERLIEDWQDPILQDKRFPAWYPVTLFNELYYLNAGGTIWTDGLPPIQSLTGIGGKKFSLDMLNDDDVNEMVQQNNTASDILNRMASVLERMHASIASNSAMGTTLLNGEENIGQFLYLEGIEYYMWNTYDVHFYASFSLVMLFPKLQLSVQRDFAAAVMMHDPEKLRILHDGKWAARKVLGAVPHDLGLYDPWFKVNAYTLYNTDRWKDLNPKFVLQVYRDVVATGDKSFARAVWPSVYMAMAYMEQFDKDKDGMIENEDFPDQTYDVWSMAGISAYCGGLWVAALQAASALAREVGDKASEKLFWDKYEKAKSVYSKLWNGSYFNYDDGDNKMSTSIHADQLAGQWYAKACGLCPIVDKDKAQSALEKIYSFNVMKFKDGTRGAMNGMWPDGTLDMSAMQSREIWPGVTYALAATMIQEGMVEQGFKTAEGIYHAAWSPEGLGYSFQTPEAWNNDGEYRSLCYMRPLAIWAIQWALSNPKLHNTPQTDIPQGSFPKTQISYARIAKLLQLPEDESSKSFVRVVYEILRSRFRS from the exons ATGGTAGAGAATGGTGCGGATGAGCAACCAAAAGGGGTGTCTTGGAATAGTCCACCTGCTCATGTGAATGGTGATGAG GAAAAGGTTTATCCTGGACAGCTGCCAGTGTTGACCTGGAAACACAAGCTAACTCATGTTAGACATAATTTGCCATCATTCAGACTCACATGGAGAGAGATGAGGCAGCTG GCTGGCATTGGTCTTCGTCTTGGTCGACATATCCTTGAAGAAACTTCAAAAGGACGA ACTGCTGTTATTGATCCTATGAAAAAGCGAATTGCAAAATCCGGTCAGGGTGTTCCACTTGGTGGCATTGG TGCAGGAAGTATTGGAAGAAGCTACACAGGTAACTTCCAACGTTGGCAATTGTTTCCTGGAACTTGTGAAGATAAACCTGTACTGGCAAATCAATTTTCT GCCTTCATTTCCCACCAAGATGGTAGAAAATATTCCACAGTGTTGCATCCTGGGAAACCAGATTTACCGAA AGGAAGTGACATTTCAGGAATTGGATCCTGGGACTGGAATATGACTGGACAACATTCTACTTATCATGCACTTTACCCTAGGGCCTGGACAGTATATGATG AACCTGATCCTGAGCTCAACATAGTATGCCGTCAGATTTCTCCTATCATTCCACACAATTATCAACAGAGCAGCTATCCAGCTGCAGTATTCACTTTCACA GTAACTAATTCAGGACATACAGCTGCTGATGTGACTTTGCTTTTTACATGGGCT AACTCTGTTGGTGGAAAGTCTGATCTCACGGGATATCATTCCAACTCCAGTATGAT AGAAAAGGATGGCGTTCATGGCATACTGTTACATCACAG AACAGCAGATGGTCAACCACCTATAACTTTTGCAATAGCTGCACAGGAGAGAGAGGATATTCATATCTCTGAATGTCCTTACTTCGTAATATCTGGGAGCTCAGATGGATTCACAGCAAAAGATATGTGGAATTCTGTGAAAGAG CATGGATCTTTTGATCATCTTGATCCCATAAAAACTTCGATGTGCTCCAAGCCAGGATCGTCAATAGGGGCAGCTATTGCTGCTTCTCTTAAGATTGCTCCCAAGGCAACCCAGGATGTTTCATTTTCACTTGCATGGGCTTGTCCTGAAGTAAAGTTCTCCAGTGGGAAAACATATCATAG GCGTTACACCAAGTTTTATGGAACAGATGTTGATTCAGCAGCAAGCCTTGCTCATGATGCCATTCTTG AACATACTTCCTGGGAGAGGCTGATTGAGGACTGGCAGGATCCTATTTTGCAAGACAAGAGGTTCCCTGCATG GTATCCAGTTACACTTTTCAATGAACTATATTATCTTAATGCTGGAGGAACAATATGGACAG ATGGATTGCCGCCAATTCAAAGCTTGACAGGAATTGGTGGTAAAAAATTTTCTCTTGACATGTTAAACGATGATGATGTCAATGAGATGGTCCAACAGAATAATACTGCTTCTGACATTCTTAATAGAATGGCATCAGTACTTGAGAGGATGCATGCATCTATTGCATCGAATTCAGCTATGGGAACAACTTTGCTTAATGGTGAAGAGAACATTGGCCAATTTCTGTACCTTGAGGGCATTGAGTATTACATGTGGAACACATATGATGTCCACTTTTATGCATCATTTTCACTTGTCATGTTGTTTCCAAAACTTCAACTTAGTGTTCAGAGAGACTTTGCTGCTGCTGTCATGATGCATGATCCTGAAAAGCTCAGGATCTTGCATGATGGGAAATGGGCTGCAAGAAAAGTTCTTGGTGCTGTTCCTCATGATCTTGGGTTATATGACCCGTGGTTCAAAGTGAATGCATATACACTCTATAATACTGATcgctggaaagatttgaatccaaAGTTTGTGCTGCAAGTTTATAGAGATGTTGTGGCCACAGGGGATAAATCCTTTGCCCGAGCTGTTTGGCCATCAGTTTATATGGCAATGGCATATATGGAGCAATTTGACAAGGATAAAGATGGGATGATTGAAAATGAGGATTTCCCAGATCAAACATATGATGTGTGGTCGATGGCTGGTATAAGTGCGTACTGCGGTGGTCTTTGGGTTGCTGCTCTTCAGGCTGCATCAGCCTTAGCACGGGAAGTTGGTGACAAAGCTTCTGAAAAGCTTTTTTGGGACAAATATGAGAAGGCCAAGTCTGTCTATAGCAAGTTATGGAATGGTTCGTACTTCAATTATGATGATGGTGACAACAAAATGAGCACATCTATCCATGCAGATCAATTGGCTGGACAGTG GTATGCCAAAGCCTGTGGTCTCTGCCCAATTGTTGACAAGGATAAGGCACAAAGTGCATTAGAAAAGATATATTCTTTCAATGTGATGAAGTTTAAGGATGGTACAAGGGGAGCGATGAACGGGATGTGGCCAGATGGCACACTGGACATGTCTGCAATGCAGTCTAGGGAGATATGGCCAGGTGTGACATATGCACTAGCTGCGACCATGATTCAAGAAGGCATGGTAGAGCAGGGGTTTAAAACAGCTGAAGGGATCTATCATGCTGCCTGGTCTCCAGAAGGACTTGG ATACTCATTCCAAACTCCTGAAGCTTGGAACAATGACGGCGAGTACCGGTCCCTGTGCTACATGCGCCCGCTTGCCATATGGGCGATACAGTGGGCGCTGTCAAACCCGAAGCTCCACAATACTCCTCAGACAGATATACCCCAGGGTTCTTTCCCCAAGACCCAGATCTCTTATGCGCGAATCGCAAAGCTCCTGCAGTTGCCTGAAGACGAATCGTCAAAGAGCTTCGTTCGGGTGGTGTATGAGATCCTCCGGAGCAGGTTTAGGTCCTGA